From one Triticum urartu cultivar G1812 chromosome 3, Tu2.1, whole genome shotgun sequence genomic stretch:
- the LOC125549569 gene encoding glycine-rich protein 5-like, which produces MSKWWCIASLVLCLAVVAAGRGMPAGDDCDIVVNAAGRNNQDGDGFDEAKTAFAGSTGGDGGLFGGAINGGPLGGGIAGFGPHGGFGAGAGPFGGFGGGFGAGSGGGGGGGGGGVIP; this is translated from the coding sequence ATGAGCAAGTGGTGGTGCATCGCCTCCCTCGTACTGTGCCTCGCCGTGGTGGCGGCGGGCAGGGGTATGCCTGCCGGCGACGACTGCGATATTGTCGTTAATGCGGCCGGTCGTAACAATCAAGACGGTGATGGTTTCGATGAAGCCAAGACTGCCTTTGCTGGGAGCACTGGTGGTGACGGCGGGCTCTTCGGTGGTGCCATCAACGGTGGCCCGCTCGGCGGGGGCATCGCCGGCTTTGGCCCGCACGGCGGGTTTGGGGCTGGCGCCGGGCCGTTCGGTGGTTTCGGCGGTGGCTTCGGCGCTGGTAGCGGaggtggaggagggggaggcggaggcggcgtgaTACCTTGA